DNA from Lactobacillus sp. ESL0791:
CTTACCATTTTCTAATAATTTAAGTGAACGCAGCTTACGCGGAGTAAAAAGTAAAATGAAGGTAGCGGGGCAATTTGAAAATATCACTAGCAGTAAAAATTATGCGGCGATTCGCAGCTACCTAGAAACCAGTTACCGCAACGGGAAAAATCCGACTAAAGCATTAGAGCGGCTAATGGCGGGCAAACCGTATCAGCTTAAAGAGTTAATCGAGAAATAAGCATATTTAGTCAAAAGAAAGCCCCCAACTGTCTAAAGATGGAGGGCTTTTTAGGCTTGGCTGTGAATAGTAACAACAAATGGAATTATCTAAGACTTAACCAATCTTAATTATGGTAATTCTAGGGGGTGTAAACCTCAAATGGAAACATTTCTTTTGGGTCTAGTATCAGGTATACTAGCTAACTTAATTTCTTCATGGTTGTATGACCATTTTAAGAAATAGCCCAAAATTTTAAAGGGAGCGTGTGGGCAATACCACTGCTCTCTTTTTTATTATAGCAGAAATGATACTTGGGAATGCTGACTACCTCCTTAAATTAGGATAATGGTTTTATATGGGGTCGCGTTTTGCTACTCCTTTTTTCGTGGTCAATTTGAATGATAGCGGATTTTCTAAATCAATTAGATTGATTTAAATTAAATCGGTATGGCTCAAAACAGGTCAATCAAATTGACCTTAAACTACTATTACTCAAAAAAGAGTAATTGCATCGCCATAATTTTTAAATCCCTGTAGATTTCGCTTGGTAATAATGCTTTAATAGTAATATAGTTTATTTTATATGTAAAGAATTAGGATAGGAAAATGAAAAAGTTAAAAGTCAGCAGTATTTTGTTTACCATTATTTTTGTGATCGGTGCATTGTTTATTTGGCTAAGAAAAGTAGATGGTAGAGGCGCCGTGAACACAATGGATAATCGGATAATTTCCCTAACCGTTTGGGTAGTCTTATTTGTAATTATTCTTTTGCTTCACATGATCTGGCTTTATTTTGTAAATAAAAATAAATAATCCATCTTTTCTTATAAACCTACAAAAAAGTTCAACTAGCTATGAAAGTTCCCACTTCATTTAGCTAGTTGAACCTTTTACATTCCTGCCTTAATAATTTTCTTTTCGGCCATTGCCTTGCGCAAGGCCAAGAGGGCAGTATAAGTTGAAAGAATATAGACTTTTGTGGTCGGCAAGCTTTTAATTTCTGCAATCACACCGTTGTAATCGCTTTTAGTTATCATCTTGTCTTTGGCAAACCCTGCAACTTCTAAACGGAAGTGCATGTCGCGACTGCGCTCACCACCAACAATAATTTTTTTAATCTGCTTGCGGTTCAGGCTTTCAAAATCGCCATCCCAGATCCAAGAAGTGTCAATTCCGTCCGCGTGGTTGGCATTCAGCAAGGCAACCAGCGAATAATCGTCTTCTTCGGTGTTCA
Protein-coding regions in this window:
- a CDS encoding DUF3923 family protein, translated to MKKLKVSSILFTIIFVIGALFIWLRKVDGRGAVNTMDNRIISLTVWVVLFVIILLLHMIWLYFVNKNK